Proteins from a single region of Numenius arquata chromosome Z, bNumArq3.hap1.1, whole genome shotgun sequence:
- the C1QTNF3 gene encoding complement C1q tumor necrosis factor-related protein 3 isoform X2, translating into MAEKDFISWHLLALFFLPFCLCQDEYMEPPQTGPQNPDCSSCCRGDFGVRLYQGPPGPPGPPGMPGNHGNNGNNGATGQEGAKGEKGDKGDMGPRGERGHHGPKGEKGYPGIPPELQVAFMASMATHFSNQNSGIIFSSVETNVGNFFDVMTGRFGAPVNGVYFFTFNMMKHEDVEEVYVYLMHNGNTVFSLYSYESKGKADTSGNSAVLKLAKGDEVWLRMGNGALHGDHQRFSTFAGFLLFETK; encoded by the exons atggCAGAGAAGGATTTCATCAGTTGGCATctactggctttattttttcttccattttgccTGTGTCAAGATGAATACATGGAG CCCCCACAAACCGGACCGCAGAATCCAGACTGTAGTTCCTGCTGCCGTGGTGACTTTGGAGTTCGACTCTACCAAGGGCCCCCAGGACCTCCCGGGCCCCCTGGGATGCCAG GAAATCATGGAAACAATGGAAATAATGGAGCAACTGGCCAGGAAGGAGCCAAAGGTGAGAAAGGAGACAAAGGAGATATGGGACCGAGGGGAGAGCGTGGCCATCATGGACCCAAAGGCGAGAAGGGTTACCCTGGAATTCCCCCAGAGCTACAG GTCGCATTCATGGCTTCCATGGCTACTCACTTCAGCAACCAGAACAGCGGGATCATCTTCAGTAGTGTAGAAACCAATGTTGGGAATTTTTTCGATGTCATGACTGGGAGATTTGGTGCTCCAGTGAATG GGGTGTATTTCTTCACCTTCAATATGATGAAACATGAAGATGTGGAGGAAGTGTATGTGTACCTGATGCATAATGGTAATACTGTTTTCAGCTTATACAG CTATGAATCAAAAGGGAAAGCAGATACTTCAGGAAACAGTGCAGTGCTAAAACTTGCCAAGGGAGACGAAGTCTGGCTGCGAATGGGAAATGGAGCCCTCCACGGGGACCATCAACGCTTCTCGACGTTTGCTgggtttcttctttttgaaacgaagtaa
- the C1QTNF3 gene encoding complement C1q tumor necrosis factor-related protein 3 isoform X1, which yields MAEKDFISWHLLALFFLPFCLCQDEYMEVSRRSYKPVAKVLQSHHQTGHKGSRSREILKQRSQLIEWTVGNSTSTDQKILRPEVDDVELTTSDRVQPPQTGPQNPDCSSCCRGDFGVRLYQGPPGPPGPPGMPGNHGNNGNNGATGQEGAKGEKGDKGDMGPRGERGHHGPKGEKGYPGIPPELQVAFMASMATHFSNQNSGIIFSSVETNVGNFFDVMTGRFGAPVNGVYFFTFNMMKHEDVEEVYVYLMHNGNTVFSLYSYESKGKADTSGNSAVLKLAKGDEVWLRMGNGALHGDHQRFSTFAGFLLFETK from the exons atggCAGAGAAGGATTTCATCAGTTGGCATctactggctttattttttcttccattttgccTGTGTCAAGATGAATACATGGAGGTGAGCAGAAGATCTTATAAACCAGTGGCCAAAGTATTGCAAAGTCACCACCAGACTGGTCATAAAGGTTCCAGAAGCAGGGAAATATTGAAACAGCGGAGTCAACTTATAGAGTGGACTGTTGGTAATAGCACTTCTACAGACCAAAAAATCCTGAGACCAGAGGTAGATGATGTAGAACTGACTACCTCAGATAGAGTCCAG CCCCCACAAACCGGACCGCAGAATCCAGACTGTAGTTCCTGCTGCCGTGGTGACTTTGGAGTTCGACTCTACCAAGGGCCCCCAGGACCTCCCGGGCCCCCTGGGATGCCAG GAAATCATGGAAACAATGGAAATAATGGAGCAACTGGCCAGGAAGGAGCCAAAGGTGAGAAAGGAGACAAAGGAGATATGGGACCGAGGGGAGAGCGTGGCCATCATGGACCCAAAGGCGAGAAGGGTTACCCTGGAATTCCCCCAGAGCTACAG GTCGCATTCATGGCTTCCATGGCTACTCACTTCAGCAACCAGAACAGCGGGATCATCTTCAGTAGTGTAGAAACCAATGTTGGGAATTTTTTCGATGTCATGACTGGGAGATTTGGTGCTCCAGTGAATG GGGTGTATTTCTTCACCTTCAATATGATGAAACATGAAGATGTGGAGGAAGTGTATGTGTACCTGATGCATAATGGTAATACTGTTTTCAGCTTATACAG CTATGAATCAAAAGGGAAAGCAGATACTTCAGGAAACAGTGCAGTGCTAAAACTTGCCAAGGGAGACGAAGTCTGGCTGCGAATGGGAAATGGAGCCCTCCACGGGGACCATCAACGCTTCTCGACGTTTGCTgggtttcttctttttgaaacgaagtaa